TCCATTTACCAATACTATATCCCTATACCCATCAGCATCCACATCTACAAAATCAAAATCGGAACTTCCGAAAACCGGATGAAAACTCAACCAGTTTTCTTCCTTAAATTTTCCATTATCCTGATTGATATAAGCATAAACACCCTCTTTGGCCTGTGTCATAAGAACAATCAAATCAGACAATCCATCATTATTGATATCAGAAACAATTGATTTTCGCGCTCCCGGTCTATTGTTGATCAAATTTGCCTGGAAACCTGTTGGGGAATTTTCCAACCAGGAAAAATTACCTACATGATGCCCAAAATTGGATAAGATGACATCTTCTTCGTTATCTTGATTGAGGTCAGCAAAAGCAAAGTGCACCGGTCTAGTCAAACTGTCCTTTTTAACAACAAATGCTTCTTGGGAAAAGGCTTCAAATATTGAGTATTTCCCCAAAGAATAATTCGAAGGATCCATCACACCCATGGTCAACAAATCAAAACCTCCTCCCATCCTAAAACGGATGTCTGAAGGAGGTGATGAGATTTTTATGGAATCTAAAACCTTTAAATCCGAACCCGAAAATCTGAACAACCTGTTAGCCCTATCGCCAAGGTAAAGCAGTCCCTCCTTTTTATGCCATTTCAAAAGCGTGGTCAGATTTGCTCTTTTGTTTGGGTTTTCGGGAACTGATATCTTAAACAGGTCACTATTATCACTGTCCAAATCAGGGTCCTTTGGTATAGCAGGAAGATTTTCAGGTGCCTGATCCAGATAATAAGCTTCTATTAAATCCCAATCTTTTTGTTTGATGTAAGACTGAGTAGCATAAACTCCCGGCGGTGCATCTGCATCTGCACCAAAGGCTACACCAAAATCATCCTCAGTAATCAATCCCATTCTCCTTCTCATATCTGGAAGCACTGATGTTTTCCAGGTATTTTTATCCAGTAGAGATGGTGGCGGGTTGAGGTGGCAGGCACCACAATACATTTCAGAGAGTTCCTTTCCCGATAGTTCAAGGGATTGATTTCTCAAACCTTCCAAAATTTCAAAGTCTTCTTTGTTGTTCTTTGATTTTTCAGAACAGGAGAAAATAAAAAGAATAATAAAGACATTAACACCAAAATTATACATTGATTTTATTGATCTGTAAAATCTCATAACATTGGGTTATTTACGCTGATTGGATTTGATTTCAGCCAAAAATTCATTGACTAAATTCCTGTCTATGGTAAGAACCTGTTTGAAAGCATTGGGATCATTGGATAGAGACACTGATGGGTGAGAATAACTACTTTCAGTAGGTCTAAAAGCCTTACAGCTGGCATGGACTTCTTTAAGTTTTCCGGAATTATTCAGTTCGGAAATATGTGCTGGTTTTAGGCCTCCGCCAGGCATGATGATAATATGATTTGATACCTGATCCAACCATTTGAGGATATTGGACATTCCTTTAGTAACATCGTTTTCACCACCGGAAGTCAGTATTCTTTGAAAACCACAGGAGATAATGTCCTCAAGAGCTTTGTCTTTGTCTTTGCTGATATCAAAAGCCCTGTGGAAAGTACAGGGAGAATCCTCCACCGCATACATCAGGTATTTGCAGGCTTCTTTGTTCACATGGCCATTTTTGTCCAATACCCCAAACACAAATCCATCCGCACCATGAGATTTCAGTATAGCAATATCTTTCCTCATCACATACAATTCTTCAGGGGAATACACAAAATCTCCGCCTCTTGGTCGTATCATGACAAAAACAGGTATCTGGACCTTTTCCTTCAAAAAAGATAATGCACCGGCACTTGGGGTCTCACCGCCTTCGCCAAAATCTGAACAGAGCTCTAATCTATCGATTCCGAATTCCGCTGCTTTCAATCCCGCTTCGACCGTAAAGACGGGAGCTTCCAATAAAATAGACATATTTCAAAATTTACTTTTTGAGTCGATCAGATCTTTTCCATTGCTATGGTGTCTGGCAAAGTTAAAACCAGGATGTACAGCATAAGCACCATATTCTCCATCTTTATTGATGGCAATAAAACCTGCCTGAATATCCTCGATGCCTTTATTCTTGGCTATCAGTCTTTTGACAGCTTCCTCACAGGCTTCTTGGGGAGTTCGCCCCTGACGCATCAATTCCACAATCAGGAAACTCCCACAAATCCTGATGATGGATTCACCTAACCCTGTAGCGGTCGCAGCTCCTACTCCATCATCCACATATAGGCCTGCACCGATAATCGGACTATCTCCTACCCTACCATGCATCTTATAGGCCAGACCTGAAGTGGTACAAGATCCTGCCAATTTACCATCAGCACCCAAAGCAATCATACCGATAGTATCATGGTTTTCTATATTGATGATGGGTTTATACAAAGAGGTTTTTTTCCACTCCTGATACAGTTCATCGGCTTTAGGGCTTAATACTTCTGGTTCCAAAGGAAAACCCTGTGCAATAGCAAATTGCCGGGCTCCTTCACCGGCCAACATGACATGTGGTGTTTCATCCATCACTTTCCTTGCCAATGAAATGGGATGCTTTATTTGCCTGACAAAGGCCACCGATCCACATGACCCATCACCTTTCATAATAGAAGCATCCAAGGTGGGTATTCCTTCTCGATCCGGCAAACCCTGAAGTCCCACGGAAAGGTTATCCATATCCAATTCAGTCACTTTCACACCTTCTTCCACCGCATCAATCAAGCTGCCTGTTTCCTTCAGGACTTCCCAAGCCCTGTCATTTGCAGGCATCCCATGGTTCCAGGTTGAGAGAATCAAAGGTTTGAATTTCTCATTGCTGTTTTCTTGAACAGGATTGGCACAGGATTCCAATATTCCACCAGGCAAAAGTAAAGTTGAGGAAAGAAGTGTTTTCTTGATAAATGATCTCCGATCAGACATGTTGATTTTTTTGAGCTGAAACATAAAATTAATTCAGGAATAAAGATTCAAAAAAATTCGCATAAATATATTTGGCATCGTTGATTATTTTGAGGAAGTTAGGGATGTGATGGATGAGGATGGATTTGTCCGATGACTGATGACCGATGTCTGGTGTAAGATCTAAACTATCGAAATTGGCCGTCATTCTGAACGAGCATAGTAAAAGTCTGAAATTAATATGAACTAACCATCGAAGTGAAGAATCTCTTGAGGAACAGGTAAAGGATGAATATAGCAAGAAACAGTTCAAAGTCCGAAATACATCCTTCATACTGAAAGAGCCTAGTAAAACTTTGAAACAAAAACACGTCCTTTTGCTAAGTGAAAGCCTGCCCCATAGAATTTCGGAGAATCTCTAGCGGGAAGAATTGACCCCAGTTTGACAGATTCTTGTGTCTTATGTCTTGTTTCTTGGCTCTTATCTCTTGGCTCTCGCATCCCGCTTCTAATCTCTCGCTTCTAAAATAACAACCATGCGACCATACATACTTGCAGAAAATAACTGGAAAAACTTAAAGGATTTTAGATTTAAATTGGCGGTTTTACCTTGGGGTGCCACTGAGGCACATAATTACCACATGCCTTATGGTACTGATATTTTTGAAGCAGATGCTGTGGCGGCAGGTGCAGGGAAATATGCTTGGGAAAAAGGTGCAAAAGTTGTTATTCTCCCTACGATACCATTTGGGGTAAATACAGGACAGAGTGATATCTATCTGGATATCAACATGAACCCAAGTACACAAATGGCTATTCTCAAGGATATCCTGACTGTATTGGACAGACAGGGAATCAAAAAATTCCTGATTGTGAACAGCCATGGCGGAAATGATTTCAAAACCATGTTAAGAGAATTGGGATTGGTTTTCCCCGAGATGATGCTGATGACCTGTAACTGGTTTCAGGCTTTGGACAAAACCAAATATTTTGAAGAAGAAGGAGATCATGCGGACGAAATGGAAAGCAGTTTGATCTTACACCTTCACCCTGAATTGATGTTGCCACTGGAAGAAGCCGGAGAAGGAAAAGAAAAAAAATCAGTAATCCCAGGCTTAAAAGAAAAATGGGCTTGGGCAGAAAGAAAGTGGTCTCAGGTCACCGAGGATACCGGAATCGGCAATCCCAAAAAGGCAACTGCTGAGAAGGGCAAAAGATATTTTGAAGATATTTGTGAGAAGGTGGGGAAATTGATGGTTGATATTTGTGAGGCGGATGCTAGGGAGTTATACAAGTGAAAACTATCTGATCATTGAAATGAAGTGATTTAGGTTAAGCTAAAGGGTAAGGTTTGACATTTCATTGACTGGAACTATAAAAGGAGATTTTGAGTATATTTGTTAAAAGGGAAAAATATGAAAGTGGTAGAGTTTAAATCAAAAATCAAGAATAACAAAATTGACATTCCCGCAGCTATACAAGCAAAATTGGATTATCAACAAGGCAAAGCAATTAGGGTAATTGTTCTTATGGAAGATAACGAGGCCGAAAATGAAATAAATTTCAAGGATAAAGCTTTAACTGACTTTTTTAAAGGATATTCCTCCTCTGATGCAATCTATGATGAATATAAATAATGGAACAATTGAATTTTGGTGATATTGTTTTGTTGAAATTCCCTTTCACGGATACAAAAGGCGCAAAAAAAAGACCTGCTTTAGTCATTAAAGATTTTGAAGATGGCGATATTATTGTTTGCAGGATAACAAGCCAATTGTATGAAACCCAATTTGATTTTTTATTGAAAAACTGGAAAGAATGCGGTCTTATATTGCCCTCAGTTATTAGGGTTCACAAAATAGCCACTCTGGAGAAAAATATAGTAGAAATGAAAATGGGTGAAATAAATTCAAAATCAAAAAAGGCCATTTCCAAAATTATTAAAAAATTGATGGTTTGAAATTTCACTTTTTATCTGTTTTAAAACAAGATTTGTGCATTCACACTAAAGTCTAACATTTAGGATATAAGTAGTTTAATAAAACTAAATAAAATATTTACAAAAAAAACAAACTTCAAAATTCCAGATCCACTACACTGCCCTTATAATCCACCCCTTTCAACGAGAATGTGTTTTCAGGAATTATGATGGACTTACCTGAATTGGAATAAAATCCGGATCGGTTAAAGATTTCGATCTTTTGGGTTTTGCCATTTTCAAATTCAATCAATACCGAGTGAATCCCTTTTGGTGGTATAAAGGATCGATTTTCATTTTGAATATTAGGCTGATGAATCAGGAGTTTCCCCCTGTTCTGGGTAGATAGGTATAAAGGTTTACCCTCAACTCCAGCCAATATTGCCATAGATTTCGCATCACCCGGAACAACAAATCCACTTTCATAAGAGCGAATTGCTTCAAATCCACCCTTACCATTACCGAACAACACTAGCCCATTGAAGGCATCATTCCTGCCCGGAAACACCTCATTTCCATAGTCATTGCCTACCATCAACACATCCAGATTACCATCCCCATTGACATCATCCACTACCATCCCGTTTACCGGAGCAAACTGGGCCATTAAAGGAAGTTCATGGATTTGGAATTTTCCATTTCCAAGATTCTCCACGTAGCTACTTCTGTCATAATTACCTTTCAGTATAAATGCATCCTCCAATTCCTCAGCTGAAAAAAGAGACTTTTCAGTTGCCATTCCATAATATTTATAGCCAGCAAACTTCCTTCTGAACAAAATGCTTTGGCCATAAAGGTC
This window of the Aquiflexum balticum DSM 16537 genome carries:
- a CDS encoding creatininase family protein, which translates into the protein MRPYILAENNWKNLKDFRFKLAVLPWGATEAHNYHMPYGTDIFEADAVAAGAGKYAWEKGAKVVILPTIPFGVNTGQSDIYLDINMNPSTQMAILKDILTVLDRQGIKKFLIVNSHGGNDFKTMLRELGLVFPEMMLMTCNWFQALDKTKYFEEEGDHADEMESSLILHLHPELMLPLEEAGEGKEKKSVIPGLKEKWAWAERKWSQVTEDTGIGNPKKATAEKGKRYFEDICEKVGKLMVDICEADARELYK
- a CDS encoding copper homeostasis protein CutC, whose translation is MSILLEAPVFTVEAGLKAAEFGIDRLELCSDFGEGGETPSAGALSFLKEKVQIPVFVMIRPRGGDFVYSPEELYVMRKDIAILKSHGADGFVFGVLDKNGHVNKEACKYLMYAVEDSPCTFHRAFDISKDKDKALEDIISCGFQRILTSGGENDVTKGMSNILKWLDQVSNHIIIMPGGGLKPAHISELNNSGKLKEVHASCKAFRPTESSYSHPSVSLSNDPNAFKQVLTIDRNLVNEFLAEIKSNQRK
- a CDS encoding FG-GAP-like repeat-containing protein, with the protein product MRFYRSIKSMYNFGVNVFIILFIFSCSEKSKNNKEDFEILEGLRNQSLELSGKELSEMYCGACHLNPPPSLLDKNTWKTSVLPDMRRRMGLITEDDFGVAFGADADAPPGVYATQSYIKQKDWDLIEAYYLDQAPENLPAIPKDPDLDSDNSDLFKISVPENPNKRANLTTLLKWHKKEGLLYLGDRANRLFRFSGSDLKVLDSIKISSPPSDIRFRMGGGFDLLTMGVMDPSNYSLGKYSIFEAFSQEAFVVKKDSLTRPVHFAFADLNQDNEEDVILSNFGHHVGNFSWLENSPTGFQANLINNRPGARKSIVSDINNDGLSDLIVLMTQAKEGVYAYINQDNGKFKEENWLSFHPVFGSSDFDFVDVDADGYRDIVLVNGDNADLSPILKPYHGLRIFLNDGDYSFKESYFYPIHGATALLVEDFDQNGNPDVAVISYFPDTNNQPLQNFLFFRQMDKMTFKTFSFPELGNWSYLTMEKGDINGDGKMDIILGGFDFKTLYAKTPGNWVPFVVLENKIAIE
- a CDS encoding isoaspartyl peptidase/L-asparaginase family protein, encoding MSDRRSFIKKTLLSSTLLLPGGILESCANPVQENSNEKFKPLILSTWNHGMPANDRAWEVLKETGSLIDAVEEGVKVTELDMDNLSVGLQGLPDREGIPTLDASIMKGDGSCGSVAFVRQIKHPISLARKVMDETPHVMLAGEGARQFAIAQGFPLEPEVLSPKADELYQEWKKTSLYKPIINIENHDTIGMIALGADGKLAGSCTTSGLAYKMHGRVGDSPIIGAGLYVDDGVGAATATGLGESIIRICGSFLIVELMRQGRTPQEACEEAVKRLIAKNKGIEDIQAGFIAINKDGEYGAYAVHPGFNFARHHSNGKDLIDSKSKF
- a CDS encoding type II toxin-antitoxin system PemK/MazF family toxin — protein: MEQLNFGDIVLLKFPFTDTKGAKKRPALVIKDFEDGDIIVCRITSQLYETQFDFLLKNWKECGLILPSVIRVHKIATLEKNIVEMKMGEINSKSKKAISKIIKKLMV